Genomic window (Lutra lutra chromosome 17, mLutLut1.2, whole genome shotgun sequence):
gagcctccttcctgctGTCCCTGCTCGTTCTCCCCTCCATAGATACAGAAATCCTATTAAGCCTTGAcccaaggggggcgcctgggtggctcagtggattaagccgctgccttcagctcaggtcatgatctcagggtcctgggatcgagccccacatcgggctctctgctcagcagggagtctgcttcctcctctctctgcctgcctctctgcctacttgtgatctctctctctgtcataaataaataaaatcttaaaaaaaaaaaaaaagacttgaccCAAGAGACAGTCCTCCTTAGTATAGTGGTGAGTATCCCCGCTTGTCACTCAGGAGACGGGGTTCGATTTCCCGACGGGGAGGCTGCAGAGTGCTTTGGGGCaccagtgggttgagcctctgccttcggctccagtcgtggtctcagggtcctcggatcgagccccacatcgggctctctgctcagcagggagcctgcttctccctctctctctgcctgcctttctgtctacctgtgatctctctctctgtgtcaaataaataaaacctaaaaaaaaaaaaaaaagacttgaccCAAATCACgttcctcctctcctccaaatCCTCCAGGGCTCCAACAAACCCCAAAGAGGCCCGGTTCCTCGGTTTGTCATTCCAGCCCTGACCCCAATCTTGGTGCCGTCCTCCCACCAGGCAGAATGGAGAGCTGCGATTCCGCGCAACTCGGCCGCACCTCCCCGCGTTCGCACCCCTTGGTGCACGTGCCTGGGACAGCCCTCCACACCTCGCTGGTCCACAGAGCTAGGAACCTATCAAGGCAGGCCCCCAGGCACAACTGGACCCAAGACAACGCTATCTTCCATATGGAGGCGCTGGGATTGCATCGTTGAGGGTCCACAGGGCCTGAGGGGTCATCCACTCACCTGTGCCGGGTCCATCCGCTCATCTGCCGCCTCCGCGGGACCCTGTGCGTGGACGGGGTGCCGCGGGAGGCGGGAGGCCGTGGAGGGTCCCATGGGCTCCGCTGAGCCGCCTCACACAGCCTCAGCCCTGCCACAGGGCAAAGGGACACAACGCCTCTTCTGAAGCCTCCCTGGCCCGCGGCCTCAAGCCCACTGAGGGTCCCGAGGCTGCGACCTCGCGAGCAGACCCGGGACCGCCCTGCACAACCTCCACGAGGACCGCGCCGTAGCTCTCGCGGAACGCGGGATCCCAGCTCTGTGCTGTGATTGGCCCAGCGCTACCGCCTCTTGCCGCTGAGCCTGCTGGGTGATAAGGTTCCCgcagctctgcctgctgcctcGAGGGGCGCTCTTCTAGAAATCACCTCACAGGGCCCGCGGTGCCTGCCTGAGGGCCTCTGGGAAACGACGTCACCAGGctctgggggtgggatggggcttCTTCGCTTCTTAACCCGCCACCGCCGGGTTTCTGGGGCGCGGCTTCTCTGATTGAGGGAAATGCTTGGATGTGTTGTCTCGTGTGTGCCCGAAGTCTGCCCGGCTCCTAAAAGGACGCGGTGGACGGTGACACCACGCAGAGTCCACCCCTCGGAGATCAGAGCTAACCAACAGGCTTTGCTGCTCTTCCGTTCCCGGGAGACTGAAGCTGGAGAGTCAGTTCTGTGGGATGCAGTAGTGGTCAGGGACGACAGGGAAAACGCTTCTGGGGCGCAAGTTGAAGGGGAGAGGGGGGGACTCTCGGACAGCTTTACATCAAGTGGCGAGAGCactgtctccttttccctcagaAAATCCGTTTTTTCCCTGCCTGCATACTCGCGGACTGAATCCCTATCCCAGCCAGCGAGCAGCACCATCTCACAATGGGGAAATTCTTACCCCGCGTTTCGAGGCATAACCTGTTTCTTTCAGTGGTGTGACACCTGAGGTCTCTTTGAAAGGGAGATGTATTTGCCAGGTTTCCTTTTCCGTTGGGATGGTGAACGTGACGGTCATGGTCTGGGAGTGTGTAGAAAGTGACCATCTGAACCCCGGGATGAGTGGGTCTTCTTGATCTCCATCTGTTTGCTGTAATTGCAATGATAGTATCTACCGGGGGAATTGAAATGGTCTCTGAAACCCGTTTGTGGAAAGTAAATTGCTCCCAACCAGTTTTAGTCTCCTAGCAAAATTATGCAGGATGTTACCAATCGCCTCGTGCTGTGCATTAACATCAATTCAGTAAAAATCCACCTTGAGAAGGTGCTCTGCGTTCCCGTTGCATAGCACCTTTATTCCTGAGAAGTTTCACATGATTGTGGTTACACTGCTCCGCGTCGTCAGGTCAGAAGGTGGCTTCTCCTACACTAGTCACCTTCTGTGTCAGCTTACTCAAGGAGGACTCCAGAGTTGTGTCCCAGGTGGAGGGATGGATTTGTCCTTACCTGAGATGGGgaggtgtggtggtggtggtacaGATGGAGGAGCTTGGAAATAGTAggatctcactttttttttttttaagattttgtttatttgactgacagagatcacaagcaggcagaggatcaggcagagagagagaggaagggaagcaggctccctgctgagcagagagccccatgcggggctcgatcccaggaccctgggatcatgacctgagctgaaggcagaggctttaacccactgagccactcaggcgccccggatctcacttttgaatatattttgttttagaatctATTAAACATCCAAACGAGGCAGACTGTAGACATTTCAATATAGAACTTGGGGGTTTTTTGTAAAAAGTTTCAGCATTTTGATTTACTGATAGATTGATTTCTAGAATGCTCATAGTCTGCAATCCAGACTCCtcaacagaagaggaaattaatgTTCAGAGATAACACAAGGCAAAATGTCTCATATATGGATTTCTGCAGTTATAGCTAAGTCCAGTGTTTTAAGAAAAGTAAACACAGAAGCAGTTTAGCTGGGGAGTATTCAAATACTGCTTGATGAAAGGAGTGTTACTATGTCTCAAACTAGGACCACCTGTGGTGTCATTTACACTCTAGAGCTGTATGGGAGATCAGGTTGATGGAGATGCCAGATGAGGCCACACCCTTGTGTGGCTCCTTCCCTTGCCTCATTCTCAGTCCTTGCCCTTCCATTTTTCCTGATAATTTCTCCTTAATAAACCACACATCATTGAACCCTGTGCCAGCTTCTGCTTCTATAAAACCTAACCTCAGACAGGACACATGTGgtcaaaacctaaaatattaatCATGTGAAGTATATCCAGGATATTAAAGTTTCTTTTCCATAATAAGATGAGCAAGGAAAATCAAGAAACTTGCTTAAATGCATCCTGATATGAACAAAGCTctgcaattttatcttttttaaagattttatttatttgagagagagacagtgagagagagcatgagctaggagaaggtcagagagagaagcagactccccgtggagctgggagcccaatgcgggactcgatcccgggactccaggatcatgacctgagccgaaggcagtcgtccaaccaactgagccacccaggcatcccaaagctCTGCAATTTTAGAGGAGGGTTAGAATGTGATGGTGACTCTCTTTGTCGGGGAGTGCCTGTCTCTCTGGTCAATCCCTGATGAGCAGGGTACATGGTGTTCTCTGTGTGTGACTTTATGTCTGGGGTGGATCTCTAATGGTTGTGTTTTACACTAGGTAGTTCTTTAATTTTGGCATTTCTTCCTAATGCAGGTATTCTCAAACTTGAAGGTACATCAGGATCACTGGGGAAATAAGAACACAGATGCCCTGATGTGACTGAGGTAAGAAAGGACCTAAGCATTTGTGTTGATAACAAGTTGCCCAGGTGCTTTTGAAATGACATGGTTTGAGTGTTTTGGCTGTTCAAGGATTGCAAAGTAAGAATGAGGATTAAAGGGGTGAcaatatatacagtttttaaaatacgGTCTTTAAAATATGGAAGGGTCTGAAAATCATTATTGCTATTAGTGCAGTAATATAAGACTCTGAAGCTGGTTATGAATAGGAAAGCACTCTATGGATTGCTAACTTGCAGCCCATGTTTCCTGGAAGGCTCATTGCAAGTCCAAAAGAAAGCACAGGGTGGAGAATGATACCTCTAACCCAGGTAAAGGAAGTAAGAAAATCTTAATTCTTGAAGAAGCAAGATCCCACCCTAGATAGGTCTCCTGGAGACAGggagattcttttatttttaaaagatttttatttatttatttatttatctatttatttgagagagagagagagacaatacaagctgggggagaggcagagggagaagcagactccttgctgagcagggagcctgatgtgcagctcactcccaggggctggggtcatgacccgagctgaaggcagacacctaactgactgagacacccaggtgccccagggagatTCTTCTATAAGGGGAAGTCACAAACAAGAAGAATGAGTGTGTACCATTAAGTAGAGAGTGATTCTATTTCCTCCTGGATACTTGAGCTCCTAACATTAGAAATATGCTAAATGGGAGAGAGCTGAATTCCTCAGGCTTGGAAGGGACCTCCAGGACTATAAACTGGTTTTCACTGAATTGAGCCAGGGATACATAGTCTCATTGTTGACTAGACACCCAATTACAGTCACTACACTACAAAATTGTGTTGCCATATAACAGAGTTAGAAACCAGCCTGACTTCTGAAGGTTGGTAGAAGGAGTATCAGATACCTGATTACTCACCTTCCTCACTTACAcatcctccctctcttttcctttctcaaaaaccCAGTTCTGGTGTCCAGGCAGCACAATAATTTCCAAATCCACAATACAATTCCCAAACCCGGGGTGATATACTGGATCAAGGACAGCCACCGATAAAAGAGATGTCAGCACTTAATTCTGTGATCACCTTTGACCCCTTAAATTCCCACAATtgactccatttctttcatgtgaCCGTTCGTTTCCCTGATCCTTCCCTTGCCCTTTCACCTGTGGGCTGAGCACTGGCTGACTATCACAGCTTTGGTGTGATGTATCAGGAAATGGATGCTATTGTGTCAAGGGCTGGGAAGAAGAAAGACTCAGGGCCACTGTTACTTCCTCAGTGGAAGCTGCTGGAGGTGAAAACACTGACCCCACTGGCAGAGATCCTATGTGATTCATGGGAAATGGTTAGTAAATTCTGAGAGGGGAATTCAGAGGAAAAATTTTCTCAACAAGAAGGCAAGCAGAGGGGATTTAAGAGAGACTCTGCACAGTATTTGTAGTTAAATTATAAACCTTTTGGAAGAATCTTCATCAGTTGTAGATGGCATTCCTACCCTGGATTgagaagatgaggaaggagaagtGGGGTAGTGTGTCAGTATGAATATTCACTTTAACTTTGTATAGAGATGAGTCAGctcaaaatatttatagaaaaaagtcattttaatttaacagtaataagaagaaatttatgaaatcactacatataataaaaatatatgataggACTAtaacttaaaaaagcaaaaaataagagaaaggaaaaagggaagaactgGGAATCACTGGGAATAGACACCataaaatgatttgaaataaGAGATGGTATATAAATAGATATggcaatttctttcatcaatttctttcaactTTGTCTTATAGATTTTAGTGTCAAATGtattccttggtattttattctttttgatgcaattaaactgtaataatatttattttctttaaagattttatttgtttatttgacagacagagatcacaagtaggcagagaagcaggcagagagagagagagggagaagcaggctccttgctgagcagagagcccacacagggctcaatcccaggaccctgggatcatgacctgagttgaggtcagaggctttaacccactgaccacccaggcacccctaaactgtaataatatttaaaaatttattaattcaggaaataaatttaaaattaaatatattattaataattttaaataaggagAGCTGAATTTTTTACCCACAGTTTGAACTCCTATGCTgacctgttatttttttttaacaaatgttcaGGTTTCTTGGCCTGTCCTGTGTGTTCACTCAGAACCTTCTATCACCATCTTTTCTTATTTCGTagtctgctgctctccccacctcTTGACAATCtacctttttttagattttatttatttgagagagagagaataagagagagagagagagcatgagaaggaggaaggtcagagggaaaagcaggctccctgctcagctgggagcctgatgtgggactagatcccgggactgcaggatcatgacctgagccaaggcagtcgcttaacccactgagctacccaggagcccccacctcTTGACAATCTGAACACACAGGATTTCTCACAATCCTTGAGGCTCCATAGGATCTTTCCAGGtgattttctttctgtcagaAAGAACTGGACTCAATTATgactaaaaaatatgtttaaaaaacccTTGCATGTATTTTTGTAAGACCCAAGGTGAGAGATTTCTCAAAATTTCTGAAACTTAGaaatttcctactttttaaaacttcttaaaagagattttatttacttatttgagagagagagcgcacacgtgGGCATGAatagggcaggggcagagagggagggagagggaaaagcaggctccctactgagcggagagccccacatgtgggtctcaatcccaggaccccaatatcatgGCCTGAGATTtagtcagatgcttagccgactgagccacccaggcgcccctcttttacactattttaaaattctctgaattTCTCCTTTGAAGATCCTAACAGAGTAAGTAATCTTTGTATACTTAAGTATGTGGTATTCATTTTCACCTCTGTTATAAGACAAGGGGCTTTTCCTGGCCTTATAAGCCATGACATCATAATCTCCTATCACACAGTAGTTAATAAAATCTTCACAAGTgtttaaatgaatgagtaaatgctATTACAACAAATTCATAGCACTGAAACCAGATTGGGACAACAGTTTGTCTTTGCCCTACAGACAAAGCAGAACCGAGAGACTCGAGTGTCCTTGACCATGAGTACAAAGGGGCTGAGTACTGAAAACAGGATGAGAGGAGTCCAGTGCTGTTCACTTTCCACTGGCCTGGATTTGCAACCACAATCATCCAAACCGCCAAAATAGCATTGATTGCATAAAAAGTAGCAAAGAAGCTCACTAGAACCAAGATGGTGCATGTGGCTCTGACCTCGTGGGACGTTCTGGGGCCAAGGCGGCTGTTGTGAATGTGCTGTACTTGCTGCTTGTGCCTGAACAAGATGAAGATCATGGAGCTGCTAGCCCACACCATGAAGCCCAAACtcaaaaagtcaaggaaaaaatatgtgactgtatttaatattttatttttattttttttaaaagcttttatttatttatttgagagagagacagtgagagagagcatgagcaaggagaaggtcagagagagaagcagactcccgcggagccgggagcccgatgtgggactcgatcctgggactccaggatcatgacctgagctgaaggcagtcgtccaaccaactgagccacccaggcgtcctgtatttaatattttaaatctcaaTTCCTCATTCCAGGAACACTGTCCATTGTTTCTCACACTAAGGTTTTTGCTATTGGATGGACCATTCATTATtacaagaataaatgaatttatcaaGAGATGTAGTAtccagcagaggaaacagcagaagCCAATGAACTTTGGGGATCTAATCTTGAGTTCCGCCCACCTACAAATACTAGGGTTCAGTTTAATAACTTGGTAGCCATTGAGGAGACAGAGAGTGCAGAAGGAAACCCCAGTGCTCACTCTGTAACAATAAAAGATAAGTTTACAGGTAGCGTCATTCAGGAAATATTGGGATCCAAAAGCTACCATTGTTTGAGGGATCCCTTTGGAAAAAAGGACCACGGAGTTGGCTAGGACCAGTTGGTTGAGAATCAAGTCTGTAGGTCTCAACTTGTGTCCAGTGAGCAAAGAGAAAGTGTAAAGACAAAGAAGGGATGAATTTCCTAGGATCCCAACGCCAGTGTGATTGACAAAGATAATTCCCAATTCCAATTTGCCAGAACCCATTGCATCAGTATCTAGGAGCTGATTTTAATTGAAGCCAGAAAAACgagaggggaaaaaatcagaaataaatgtctTGTCAACCCTATGCAGAGTATTTTTCAgcacttattttaaaacttattttctcggggcacctgggtggctcagtgggttaaagcctctgccttcggctcaggtcatgatcccagggtcctgggattgagccccgcatcaggctctctgctcagcggggagcctgcttcctcctctctctctctgcctctctgcctacttgtgatctctgtctgtcaagtggatgaataaaatcttaaaaaaaaaaaacaacaaaacttattttctcactttaagtggatattaacattttatgcttttttggTGTGTATGCAAAGGCaattcactgatgaatggattagAAATAGCCTCTGATAATCATAAAAGTTGCTGAGAGACTATAACTTAATTATTccaataactaaaatgaaaggaTAATTATATAACATGATGAAAGTGCTAATTATCACTACaatggcaatcatattacaatatataaatgtatcaaattaacatgTACATATTTACTCCCACGATGTTATGTCAAATacatttcaatgaaaaaataaaatccattaaaatagaaagaaggaagagaaagaaaactctgCCAAATGaacgaaacaaacaaaagaaataacctCAGTGCCCACCTGTCAGTTTCTGGGTGACTGAATGAGGGCACGACTGCCGCAGTTCTCAACAGCTGTGGCGAGGAGGACAGGAGGTCTCTGTATAGCGAGGCAGTCAGTATTGTTTCAGTCTTTTTTCCAACATGACCGAGAAATTAGGAAACATCGTGAGCATAAAGCAAATTTTATGTCTGCTTATGGGTGTTTTTCATCTGTCAGAAAGACTGGATAAATGCAGAAAACCGCCCTCAGCTGGAGCACGCCACACGGGAATTTAAAACATCTACCAAGCGTCTCAGGTCACTGTGCAGGATGCCTCAGACACCCACATCTGGTGCTACCCCTTTCtgcctgattttatttatgtggttttttttttttaagattttatttatttatttgacagacagaaatcacaagtaggcagagaggcaggcacagagagagagagggtgaggcaggctccctgcagagcagagaacccgatgcgggctcgatcccaggactctgggatcatgacctgagccgaaggcagaggctttaacccactgagccacccaggcgcccctatgtggtttttttaaactgaggtatAATTGTTATACAACATTATGTCAGTTTCAGGTGAGTgatataatgattttatatttgtatatattgcaaaaggATCACAATAAGTCTACTTAACATCggcaccatacatagttacaaactttttttcctgtgatgagacttatgagatctactctcttagcaactttccaatgtacaatacaatattattaactctGATTAGCATACCGTTTGTCAGCCTcccgtgacttatttattttgtaagtggaagtttgttccttttgattCCCTCACCTGTTTTGCCCATCGCTCTCCACCACTTTACAATAACTCAGAAGTCATAATGCCTCTGACACTGACATCCACATGCAAATTTCAGCTTTTTAAAGTAAAGTGTCATATTTATTACAGTATTTGtgtatttctaaaatacttaaaatgtgcaAAACTGTGTTGCTCTGTGTACTAggtttctatcttcttttctatgTTTCACTGATAGAATTTTCTGGTGTCCCAATAAGCTCTGCGATTTTATTTTGGATCCtgtatatcactgtggttttcagGAGCATAAGCATTGCATCATAGCAGAACTGATTCTACAGAGTTTTCTCCAggatatattctttctttttttctttttaagattttatttattcctttgacagagagagcacaagcaagggaagtggcaggctgaggtctagggagaagcaggctcccctctgagcagagatcctggtgtggggcttgatcccaggactttgggatcctgacctgagatgaaggcggacacttaacctactgagctccccaggcaccccaaacagtAATGGTCTTTCCAAGAGTTGAGGATTATGGGAGAGGGGGGAGTTAGTATCTCATAGtgaatatttacttaaattttaccCATACATGGATTTGTTACAAATATTCATATGAAAATGACAATGTTATAACACCATTTAaggttgaaatgaaaaatataggaaATCACTAGTGTTAATGAACATTAGTTACAAAACAAGGACAAGTGAAGCAAAGTAAGAGAAGGGATAAAGAAAGAACCAGGAATCATCTTCAAGAAGAATCACAAAATGAAGTGTAATGATAAAAACATGTGTCAGCAAAATTTGCtgtgagaatttaaaatatttgctcaaaACCGAGAACCTGACAATTACAACGTTGCTGAGCTACACATCTCACTGGCCCCTGAGGACCTTCAGCAATTTGAAAGCAACAAAGACTCATCATTTCCGCTGATCATAGGGGTTCTGTGGAGCCTGAATTCACTGGGTTCTGGGAGGCTCTGAATTCACTGCCTCTTGCTCTTCTGACAGGGTGTCTGGTCAgaatattattgattttttttgcttGACAAAGAAGAGTCTTATAAATGGAAACTATTTGGGTGCAATCATACCGTAGATCAGAGATTttatgggcagagagagagagacagagaaatgcaGGAATGGGTCAGTCCACAGGGCAATCCTTGGAGGGTAGAGAGTGTCAGATTAGTCTGACAACAAGACAACTGAGGCACTTTGAAAACTGTTTAAATTCCAGGATAACATATCCACTTTGAGATTTCAAGCCctaattattcttttattcatagCCCCACAAGCTTTTCACCCTATTTATCTTTACAcaatatttgcatttctgtacatgACAGATAGACGAGCCCTTCACTGGTCTAAATGAGAAATAGGGCGAGCAGTCTTCCACTGATGACAGAAATTTAGAGACACGTCACTGAAGACCCCATTTAGCACAACATTTTCCtgctcaaaacaaaacagaacagaacacaaaaccaagcgcacacacacaccagcagcGGATATCACACAGACACTAGCTGTCCCCTCAGAGTGGGGGCTCACCTTCTGCAGGTTGTTACTCACAGCCTGTGTCTTGATGCCTTGAGACTGGACTCTGCTCTGGTCCCTGTGTTTTGTGAGAAGCGACTGAGAGAAGTTTCAAAACAATGTAactgaggagagaggggagatgtTGGGCAGCCCTGAGGCAGTTTGACGAGACTGGTGACATGCATCTGGTTTCCTCAGCAAATGTCTTTCCTGTTTGTATGTGTTTGGTCATCTTATctaccctttctctctctctctctctctctctctctctctctctctttctttctctgtttttctcttttcaactaTCATCTTTCCATCTATCTACTATCTGTCTACCTGTCACTTATGGGTCTgtatatctatcatctacctaagACATTTCCCACCCCTACCACGAGCTCAGAAGGCCAATGTTTAAAAGAATTATCCTGGATTTCCTGAAATGGGTATTTTCCAAGAATATGATACCTACCTGGAAAGAAAAGCTGTTTGTACAGTTTGCTGTGGTTTGCTCCCAGGACAAGGACTGTCACCACGGCATCTGTGAAGTGTCTCAGTAGGACACAGAGAGATAAATGTTTGGCCTGTGATCTCATCTGCATGCCGGGAAGTGATTATCATTTCACCTGTAAGTGCAGTGACAGTGTCTACATGGGGAGTACAGATTAATTCTAATTAATcccaaaataactaaaaaatatttgggatttCAAAAACTTCTGAAAGCTATTAAAAGTGCCAATAGGATGTCCATTAAGAGTGACAGAGgggaggtccctgggtggctcagtcagggaagtgtctgaatttggctcaggtcttgatctcggggtcctgggaccaagccccacaccgggctacatgctcagcagggagtctgcttttccctctctctccctccctccaaattgtgtgctctctctctaaaataaataaaatcttcaaaatttttttgtttaaaaaagggtggcagtggggtgcctgggtggctcagtgggttaaagcctctgccttcagctcaggtcatgatcctagggtcctgggatcgagcctggcatcaggctctctgcttggcagggagcctgcttcctcctctctctctgactacctctctgcctacttgtgatttctgtctgtcaaataaataaaatccttaaaaaaaaaaaaagggtggcaGAAACAGATGGAGAGAACCTACTTTTGAAATAGTTTAGTCCtgggttgcctaggtggctcagttggttaaagcctctgccttcggctcaggtcatgatctcagggtcctgggatcaagccccacaccaagctctctgctctgcgggaagcccgcttcctcctctctctcttcctgcctctctgcctacttgtgatctctgtctgtcaaataaataaaatcttcaaaaaaaaaaaaaaaagaaagaatttagtcCTAATGGAATGTGGAAGAATACTGTTTTATCTAACTAGTGAAAGAAAGAGGTTGATCAAATGTCTTAGTCAGTTTGAGGGCTCTATTTACAGAAGATAATTCCTTCTCATTTCTGAGAGCACTGAGCACAGTGAAACTGAAGGGAAAAACAGTGTGGATGGAGGAAAAAAGTATATCCAGAGTTGTGTGAATAAATAGGGTATTGTGGGGTGCTTATTTGTTcagtattttaacaaatatttattgtgtagtTTATGGGCTTCAGGCACGTTTCTAGGCATATGGAATATATCAGTacacaaaatataaatagaaatccTGGAATTTACTCTGTAGTTGATGAAAAAGGGAACAATGCACCTGTGATACTAAGTCACACAGTGCGTTAGAAGGTCAtacagaaacaggaagaacagGGTACAGGTGATAAAAAGATCAAGGATTTGAGATGGATTAAAGTTGTGATTggccctccctctcccagacCCCCACCTGCCTGGTCCCTGTCTGAGGGAGAGTGGTTTCATGGGCTCCTCTTCACCTTTCTAGCTGGCACTTTTTGCTGTGGGGAACTTGAGGGCTCTCCTTGGCCTGGATTCCTGAATCCTGAATCCAGTCCAGGGCTTATATGATAAAGTCCACATTTCTGGCAAATAGCACAACGTGAAGTCAAAGATTGTCCCTGAGATGGCAAGCAGTGTCTGGAGGCTTGGAGGTGAGGCTGAGTGGATAGTGTTCGGGGAATCATGTCTGCTTTATATCTGGTGGGAATTGAGAGGGCAGTGGGGCAGGATTCTGTACTGGAACTACTGGCTGAGCAGCTGGGCCTCTGTTCTGAGGGTCTGGGGAGCCACAGAAGATTTGGAGCAGAAAAGGGAGGTGATCTGACTCATCATGAACAAATCCTCTGGGAAATTCTGAGTGGAGAACCAACTGTGggggtgaggaaggagaaaagtgCAGTAGTCTGGAACACTGCTGAAGGTGGCTGGATCAGAAGGGTGGCTGTGGAAGTGGGGGAGGTAGTTGGATTCTAGATCTCTGGGAGCTGGATGACTGCAGGGTTTGGGTCTAGCACCTGCAAGAAT
Coding sequences:
- the LOC125088606 gene encoding LOW QUALITY PROTEIN: vomeronasal type-1 receptor 1-like (The sequence of the model RefSeq protein was modified relative to this genomic sequence to represent the inferred CDS: inserted 1 base in 1 codon); protein product: MGSGKLELGIIFVNHTGVGILGNSSLLCLYTFSLLTGHKLRPTDLILNQLVLANSVVLFSKGIPQTMVAFGSQYFLNDATCKLIFYCYRVSTGVSFCTLCLLNGYQVIKLNPSICRWAELKIRSPKFIGFCCFLCWILHLLINSFILVIMNGPSNSKNLSVRNNGQCSWNEELRFKILNTGRLVTYFFLDFLSLGFMVWASSSMIFILFRHKQQVQHIHNSRLGPRTSHEVRATCTILVLVSFFATFYAINAILAVWMIVVANPGQWKVNSTGLLSSXFSVLSPFVLMVKDTRVSRFCFVSQSWDPAFRESYGAVLVEVVQGGPGSAREVAASGPSVGLRPRAREASEEALCPFALWQG